Proteins from a single region of Syngnathus typhle isolate RoL2023-S1 ecotype Sweden linkage group LG10, RoL_Styp_1.0, whole genome shotgun sequence:
- the LOC133160705 gene encoding eukaryotic translation initiation factor 3 subunit H — MASTGGTLDSPVKQIQIDGLVVLKIIKHYEEGQSSEVVQGVLLGLVVDDRLEITNCFPFPQHTEDDADFDEVQYQMEMMRSLRHVNIDHLHVGWYQSTYYGSFVSRALLDSQFSYQHAIEESVVLIYDPIKTAQGSLSLKAYRLTPKLMEICKEKDFTPEGLKKANIGFDHMFEEVPIVIKNSHLINVLMWELEDKSTVADKHELLSLSSSNHLEKSLQLLMDRVDDMNQDIVKYNTYSRNVSKQQQQKHQYVQRRQQENAQRESRGEAALPEEDISKMFKPPQAPPRMDTLLIAGQINNYCQNVKEFTSQNLGKLFMAEALQGHN; from the exons ATGGCCTCGACTGGTGGCACTTTGGACTCCCCTGTGAAGCAGATCCAGATCGATGGTTTG GTGGTGCTGAAGATCATCAAGCACTACGAAGAGGGCCAGAGCAGCGAGGTGGTTCAGGGCGTCCTCCTGGGCCTGGTGGTTGATGATCGGCTGGAGATCACCAACTGTTTCCCCTTCCCGCAGCATACTGAGGATGATGCCGACTTTGATGAAG TCCAGTACCAGATGGAGATGATGCGCTCTCTGCgtcacgtcaacatcgaccatCTGCACGTCGGCTGGTACCAGTCCACCTACTACGGCTCCTTTGTCAGCCGAGCCTTGCTGGACTCCCAGTTCAGCTACCAGCATGCCATCGAGGAGTCGGTGGTGCTCATCTACG ACCCTATAAAGACGGCCCAAGGCTCGCTGTCTCTGAAGGCCTACAGGCTCACGCCCAAACTCATGGAGATCTGCAAAGAGAAAGATTTCACACCTGAAGG ATTGAAGAAGGCTAACATTGGCTTTGATCACATGTTCGAGGAGGTGCCCATTGTCATCAAAAACTCTCACCTGATCAACGTGCTGATGTGGGAGCTGGAGGACAAGTCCACAGTCGCCGACAAACACGAACTCCTCAGTCTATCCAGCAG CAACCATTTGGAGAAAAGCCTTCAGCTCTTGATGGACAGGGTGGATGACATGAACCAAGACATAGTCAAGTACAACACCTACAGCCGCAATGTgagcaagcagcagcagcagaagcaccaG TACGTCCAGAGGCGACAGCAGGAGAACGCCCAGCGAGAGAGCAGAGGAGAAGCAGCCTTGCCGGAGGAGGACATTAGCAAAATGTTCAAGCCCCCCCAGGCGCCACCTCGCATGGACACGCTACTTATTGCAG GGCAAATTAACAACTACTGCCAGAACGTGAAGGAATTCACCTCTCAGAACCTTGGGAAGCTGTTCATGGCGGAGGCTCTCCAAGGCCACAACTAG
- the LOC133160704 gene encoding double-strand-break repair protein rad21 homolog A-like, giving the protein MFYAHFVLSKRGPLAKIWLAAHWDKKLTKAHVFECNLESSVESIISPKVKMALRTSGHLLLGVVRIYHRKAKYLLADCNEAFIKIKMAFRPGVVDLPEENREAAYNAITLPEEFHDFDQPLPDLDDIDVAQQFTLNQSRVEEITMREDVGNLSLLQDNDFADFGMDDREMMRDASTFEEDIMHGATASNLLLEPEPGPANLPDKSNHMEYDDFGDASLGNSDGGMLVDKLLSSEDGGGIFDDPPAITGSVMMPPDHGDDEDDFDNLQSPGPDSPDSGPAEPLPAMADQTEQTTLVHNEEEAFALEPIDITVKETKAKRKRKLIVDSVKELDSKTIRAQLSDYSDIVTTLDLAPPTKKLMMWKETGGVEKLFSLPAQPLWNARLLKMFTRCLTPLVPDELRKRRKGGEADSLDEFLKELENPEVPREDVMGQHRDVIDQTIMEEPSLLAASAMEGSRTALDETVMPPPSTPRGVKRKTLEKESAVGPMAALEQQQQQPPQQLADRSALSQRLDMPQVDLPPEETTVNLTQLVPELDLIGEKSKDKKDESDEEEDEEGQAGDQDQEEKRWNKRTQQMLHGLQRVMAKTGADSVSLLDLCRNNNKKQAAAKFYSFLVLKKQQAIEVTQTEPYSDIVATAGPRFHLI; this is encoded by the exons ATGTTCTACGCCCACTTTGTCCTCAGCAAACGTGGGCCGCTGGCCAAGATTTGGCTGGCGGCCCATTGGGACAAGAAGCTGACCAAGGCTCATGTGTTTGAATGCAACTTGGAGAGCAGTGTGGAGAGCATCATCTCGCCCAAG GTGAAGATGGCGTTGCGCACGTCAGGCCACTTACTTCTTGGGGTGGTGAGAATCTACCACAGAAAGGCCAAGTACCTGCTGGCTGACTGCAATGAAGCTTTTATCAAAATCAAAATGGCTTTCAGGCCAG GTGTGGTGGATCTGCCTGAGGAAAACAGAGAGGCAGCATACAATGCCATCACTTTACCTGAAGAGTTTCATGACTTTGACCAGCCACTTCCTGACCTGGA TGACATTGACGTGGCCCAGCAGTTCACTCTGAACCAGAGCAGAGTTGAGGAGATTACCATGAGAGAGGATGTTGGCAATCTCAGCCTTTTGCAAGACAATGACTTTG CTGACTTTGGCATGGACGACCGGGAGATGATGCGCGACGCCAGCACGTTCGAGGAGGATATCATGCACGGCGCTACGGCCTCCAACCTTTTGTTAGAGCCCGAGCCCGGTCCGGCCAATCTGCCCGACAAATCCAACCACATGGAGTATGACGACTTTGGAGACGCCTCCTTGGGCAACAGTGACGGAGGAATGTTAG TGGATAAGCTACTTAGCTCCGAAGACGGCGGTGGCATTTTCGACGACCCTCCGGCCATCACCGGGAGTGTCATGATGCCTCCAGATCACGGAGACGATGAGGACGATTTCGACAACCTCCAATCAC CGGGTCCAGACAGCCCGGACTCGGGGCCGGCGGAGCCGCTGCCGGCCATGGCTGACCAGACGGAACAGACCACTCTTGTTCATAATGAGGAAGAAGCGTTTGCACTGGAGCCCATCGACATCACCG TGAAAGAGACCAAGGCCAAGCGTAAGAGGAAGCTGATCGTAGACAGCGTGAAGGAATTGGACAGTAAAACCATCAGAGCCCAACTCTCGGACTACTCGGATATTGTGACCACGTTGGACCTTGCCCCTCCCACTAAAAAGCTGATGATGTGGAAGGAGACTGGGGGAGTAGAGAAGCTCTTCTCTCTTCCCGCTCAGCCTCTCTGGAATGCCAGGCTGCTTAAG ATGTTCACACGCTGTCTGACACCTCTGGTGCCAGATGAGCTCAGGAAAAGGAGAAAGGGTGGCGAAGCAGACAGTTTGGATGAATTCCTCAAAGAGCTGGAGAACCCAGAGGTGCCCAGGGAGGACGTCATGGGTCAGCACAGAGATGTCATTG ATCAGACGATCATGGAAGAGCCCAGTTTGCTGGCTGCCTCTGCAATGGAAGGCAGCAGGACAGCCCTGGACGAGACGGTCATGCCGCCTCCCTCCACTCCTCGTGGCGTCAAACGCAAGACCCTCGAAAAGGAGAGTGCCGTCGGGCCT ATGGCCGCCTtagaacagcagcagcagcagccgccgcaACAGCTGGCCGACCGCTCGGCCTTGTCTCAGAGGCTGGACATGCCGCAGGTTGACCTCCCCCCGGAGGAGACCACCGTCAACCTCACGCAGCTTGTCCCTGAACTGGACCTCATCGGAGAGAAGAGCAAAGACAAGAAGGATGAGAGCGACGAAGAAGAG GACGAAGAAGGTCAGGCTGGAGACCAGGACCAGGAAGAGAAGCGATGGAACAAGAGAACTCAACAGATGCTACACGGGCTTCAG CGCGTCATGGCAAAAACCGGAGCAGACTCGGTCAGCTTGCTTGACTTATGccgaaacaacaacaagaagcaGGCAGCCGCTAAGTTCTACAGTTTCCTGGTCCTCAAGAAGCAGCAAGCTATTGAAGTCACCCAGACGGAGCCTTACAGTGACATCGTCGCCACCGCTGGACCACGATTCCATCTTATTTAA
- the LOC133160425 gene encoding exostosin-1a-like, whose protein sequence is MQAKKRYFILVSAGACLLLLFCFGAIQVPLSRRSLSRRDAGTLLPAARWRRSAGLVEPYSAGEQDSKDDVNELRLRDSLPELFSEKPCRMESCFDFSLCERNGFKVYIHPQQKGEKMSESYRNILSSIEGSRFFTPDPSQACVFVLGLDTLDRDQLSAQYVPNLKTKVQSLPQWNQGQNHIIFNLYSGTWPDYTEDLGFDIGLAMLAKASISTGNFRPKFDISIPLFSKEHPRTGGERGYLRYNAVPPFRKYLLVFKGKRYLTGIGSDTRNALYHVHNAEDVVLLTTCKHGKDWHKHKDARCDKDNAEYDKYDYREMLSNSTFCLVPRGRRLGSFRFLEALQAACVPVTLSNGWELPFSEIIDWKTAAVIGDERLLLQVPSTLRSIHQEKILSLRQYTQFFWEAYFNSVDKIVWTTLEIIQDRVLQHKSRSKLMWNSLPGGLSALPQYSTYLGDFPFYYAKLGMVTSPKFTAVIHIVSPLVSQSQPVMKLLTAVAKSQYCAQVIVVWNCGKSLPANHRWPVTSLPVIVIEGENKVISSRFLPYDIIPTDAVLGLDEDAVLSTAELEFAFTVWRSFPDRIVGYPARSHFWDSDKERWGYTSKWTNDYSMVLTGAAVYHKYYHYLYTTYLPASLKSTVDQMSNCEDILMNFLVSSVSKLPPIKVTQKKQYKETMMAQSSRASRWADPDHFAQRQTCMNKFAHWFGTMPLVHSQMRLDPVLFKDQVSILRKKYRDIERL, encoded by the exons ATGCAGGCCAAAAAACGTTACTTCATTTTGGTCTCTGCCGGCGCGTGTCTTCTTCTGCTCTTTTGTTTCGGGGCTATCCAAGTGCCACTTTCCAGACGAAGTCTGAGCCGGCGTGATGCGGGTACTTTATTGCCCGCAGCACGGTGGCGTCGCTCGGCCGGGCTCGTTGAACCTTACAGCGCCGGGGAACAAGACTCCAAGGACGATGTGAATGAGCTGAGACTGAGAGACTCGCTCCCTGAGCTTTTCTCTGAGAAGCCATGCAGAATGGAGTCCTGCTTTGACTTCTCTCTTTGTGAGAGAAATGGCTTCAAAGTTTACATCCATCCCCAGCAGAAGGGAGAGAAAATGTCCGAGAGCTACCGGAACATTTTGTCATCGATTGAAGGCTCCAGGTTTTTTACGCCAGACCCAAGCCaggcgtgtgtgtttgtcctcGGTTTGGACACGCTGGACAGGGACCAGCTGTCGGCGCAATACGTGCCCAACCTGAAAACAAAAGTCCAGAGTCTTCCTCAATGGAACCAGGGTCAAAACCACATCATCTTCAACTTGTACTCTGGCACCTGGCCCGACTACACGGAAGACCTGGGCTTCGACATTGGCCTGGCCATGTTGGCAAAGGCCAGCATCAGCACCGGGAACTTTCGGCCCAAATTTGATATCTCCATCCCCCTTTTCTCAAAAGAACACCCCAGGACAGGAGGGGAACGGGGATACCTCCGATACAACGCCGTCCCCCCATTCAGGAAGTACTTGCTGGTGTTCAAGGGAAAGCGATATTTAACCGGCATAGGCTCTGACACCAGGAACGCCTTGTATCATGTGCATAACGCCGAGGACGTGGTCCTTCTCACCACTTGCAAGCACGGGAAGGACTGGCACAAGCATAAAGATGCACGCTGTGACAAAGACAATGCCGAGTATGACAA GTACGACTACAGAGAGATGCTCTCCAACTCCACTTTCTGTCTTGTTCCACGAGGACGTCGGCTGGGTTCTTTCCGCTTCTTAGAGGCGTTGCAG GCAGCCTGTGTCCCGGTGACGCTAAGTAACGGCTGGGAATTGCCTTTCTCCGAGATCATTGACTGGAAGACGGCCGCTGTGATTGGTGATGAAAGGCTACTTCTTCAG GTTCCCTCAACGCTTCGCTCCATTCACCAGGAGAAGATTCTCTCCCTGAGGCAGTATACCCAATTCTTTTGGGAGGCCTACTTCAACTCTGTGGACAAAATAGTTTGGACCACATTGGAG ATCATCCAAGACCGGGTGCTTCAGCACAAGTCCAGAAGTAAGCTCATGTGGAACAGTCTGCCCGGTGGTCTTTCCGCCTTGCCCCAGTACTCCACCTACCTTGGAGACTTCCCTTTCTACTACGCTAAGCTTG GAATGGTGACGTCCCCCAAGTTTACAGCTGTCATTCACATAGTGAGCCCACTGGTGTCGCAGTCCCAGCCAGTCATGAAGCTGCTCACAGCTGTCGCCAAATCGCAGTACTGTGCACAG GTGATAGTCGTGTGGAACTGTGGCAAATCTCTTCCCGCCAACCACCGCTGGCCCGTCACCTCACTTCCTGTCATTGTCATTGAGGGGGAAAACAAG GTTATCAGCAGCCGCTTCCTTCCCTACGACATCATCCCCACGGACGCAGTGCTCGGTCTGGACGAGGATGCTGTGCTTTCCACCGCAGAG TTGGAATTCGCCTTCACAGTGTGGCGAAGTTTCCCCGATCGTATCGTCGGGTACCCGGCTCGCAGCCACTTCTGGGATAGCGACAAGGAGCGTTGGGGCTACACCTCCAAATGGACCAACGACTACTCCATGGTGCTGACCGGAGCCGCCGTCTATCACAA ATACTACCACTACCTGTACACGACATACCTTCCGGCTAGTCTGAAGAGCACGGTGGACCAGATGTCAAACTGTGAGGATATTCTGATGAATTTCCTGGTGTCCTCTGTCTCCAAGCTGCCCCCCATCAAAGTGACGCAGAAGAAACAATACAAGGAAACCATGATGGCTCAG AGCTCCCGGGCTTCCCGCTGGGCCGACCCGGACCATTTTGCTCAGCGTCAGACTTGTATGAACAAGTTTGCCCACTGGTTTGGCACCATGCCGCTGGTTCATTCTCAGATGAGACTCGACCCGGTCCTCTTTAAAGACCAGGTGTCCATACTGAGGAAGAAGTACAGGGACATCGAGAGACTATAA
- the washc5 gene encoding WASH complex subunit 5, whose amino-acid sequence MDFLAENNLCGQAVLRIVSRGNAIIAELLRLSDFIPAVFRLKDKSDQQKYGDIICDFSYFKGPEYYEGRLEAKPDLQDLDEEFRENNVEILSRFYLAFESVHKYIVDLNRYLDDLHEGVYIQQTLETVLLNEDGKQLLCEALYLYGVMLLVIEHKIEGDVRERMLVSYYRYSAARSSADSNMDDICKLLRSTGFSSQPGARRPANYPESYFHRVPISATFISMVIGRLRSDDIYNQVSAYPLPEHRSTALANQAAMLYVCLYFSPSILQSQQAKMREIVDKYFPDNWVISIYMGITVNLVEAWEPYKAAKTALNYTLDPANIKEQASRYGTSMESLRPQVRQLLKEGFLRDEIILDNIPKLINCLRDCNVAIRWLMLHSAESAYDPNNKKLRQIKEQVLADSKYNSKSLFQLLLDAAQLEFTLKEMFKQMLSEKQIKWESYKKEGSERMTELAEVFSGVKPLTRVEKNENLQAWFREISKQIQSLNYEDSTAAGRKTVQLIQALVEVQEFHQLESNLQVCQFLADTRKFLHQMIRTINIKEEVLITMQIVGDLSYAWQIIDSFTSIMQESIRVSSSMVTKLRATFLKLASALDLPLLRINQVNSADLLSVSQFYSGELVAYVRKVLQIIPESMFTSLAKIIKLQIHDIMEVPTRLDKDKLKDYSQLGARYEVAKLTHDISIFTEGILMMKTTLVGIIKVDPKQLLEDGIRKELVKRVAYALHKGLIFNPKAKPSELMPKLKDMAATMDGFYRSFEYIQDYVSIYGLKIWQEEVSRIINYNVEQECNSFLRAKIQDWQSVYQSTHIPIPRFPSVDESATFIGRLCREILRITDPKLTCYIEQMNTWYDLKSRQEVTNNRLFSGIQSSLGTFGLNGLDRLLCFMIVKELQNFLTMIQKSILKDKAAVEVLKAVLIAVNPVQGVVGNASKVYAGAVAKIPKIWGPYLEVIMKVGQMQILRQQIANELNYSCKFDSKHLAAALQNINKSLLADIEAHYQDPSLPYPKEDNTLLYEITAYLEAAGIHNPLNKIYITTKRLPFFPILNFLFVIAQLPKLQYSRKQGMTCRKSTDPVDWPPLVLGLLTLLKQFHSRYTDQFLALIGQFIRSIMEQCTSQKIPDMPSDVVGALMFLEDYVKYTKLSRKVAEAHVPSFIFDEFRTIL is encoded by the exons ATGGACTTCTTGGCGGAGAACAACCTGTGTGGCCAGGCCGTCCTCAGGATAGTTTCCAGGGGAAATGCTATCATTGCTGAGCTTCTACGCCTCTCTGACTTCATCCCTGCAGTTTTCAGACTCAAGGACAAGAGCGATCAGCAGAAATATGGAGACATTATCTGTGACTTCAGCTACTTTAAG GGCCCCGAGTATTACGAGGGAAGGTTAGAGGCCAAACCTGACCTTCAGGACCTGGATGAAGAGTTTAGAGAAAACAATGTTGAGATTCTTTCCAGATTCTATCTGGCTTTTGAGAGCGTCCACAAATACATCGTGGATCTAAATAG ATACTTGGATGACCTCCATGAGGGTGTTTATATCCAGCAAACACTTGAGACTGTGCTTCTAAATGAGGATGGAAAGCAACTACTG TGTGAGGCGCTCTACCTGTACGGTGTCATGTTGCTTGTTATCGAGCACAAGATTGAAGGGGACGTTCGCGAAAGGATGCTGGTCTCCTACTACAGATACAG CGCGGCAAGGTCTTCGGCTGACTCCAACATGGACGACATCTGCAAGCTCCTGCGCAGCACGGGCTTCTCCAGCCAGCCTGGAGCCCGACGGCCTGCCAACTATCCAGAGAGCTACTTTCACAGGGTTCCCATCAGTGCCACATTCATCAGTATGGTCATTGGAAGACTGCGCTCCGACGACATCTACAACCAA GTTTCCGCCTACCCTCTACCTGAACATCGTAGTACGGCGCTGGCTAATCAGGCAGCCATGCTGTACGTCTGCCTTTACTTCAGCCCGTCCATACTGCAAAGCCAGCAGGCCAAGATGAGAGAGATCGTGGACAAGTACTTCCCTGACAACTGG GTGATCAGTATCTACATGGGGATCACCGTCAATCTGGTGGAGGCTTGGGAGCCGTACAAAGCTGCTAAAACTGCTCTCAACTACACGCTGGATCCTGCCAACATCAAAGAGCAG GCCAGCCGTTACGGCACGAGCATGGAGAGCCTTCGGCCGCAGGTGCGACAGCTGCTGAAGGAAGGCTTCCTCAGAGACGAGATCATTCTGGATAACATTCCCAAATTGATTAACTGCCTACGGGACTGCAACGTTGCCATTCGCTGGCTGATGCTGCATTCGGCTGAGTCGG CGTATGACCCAAACAATAAGAAACTACGGCAGATCAAAGAGCAAGTGCTGGCTGACTCCAAATACAATTCCAAGAGCCTCTTTCAGCTCCTCCTCGATGCGGCCCAGCTGGAGTTTACCCTCAAGGAG ATGTTCAAGCAGATGCTGTCAGAGAAACAGATCAAATGGGAGAGCTACAAGAAGGAGGGCTCCGAGAGAATGACCGAACTGGCCGAAGTCTTCTCTGGCGTGAAACCGCTCACAAGGGTGGAAAAGAACG AAAACCTCCAAGCTTGGTTCCGAGAAATCTCCAAACAGATCCAATCGTTGAACTATGAGGACTCTACAGCTGCCGGTAGGAAGACGGTCCAACTCATACAGGCTCTTGTTGAG GTTCAGGAGTTCCACCAGTTAGAGTCCAACCTGCAGGTGTGTCAGTTTCTGGCAGACACCAGAAAGTTCCTGCACCAAATGATTCGCACCATCAATATCAAGGAAGAGGTCCTCATCACAATGCAGATCGTGGGAGACTTGTCGTACGCTTGGCAGATCATCGACAG CTTCACAAGCATTATGCAGGAGAGCATCCGAGTCAGTTCCTCCATGGTCACTAAACTGCGAGCGACCTTTCTGAAG CTGGCTTCCGCTTTGGATCTTCCATTGCTGCGCATCAACCAAGTCAACAGCGCTGACCTGCTGAGCGTTTCCCAGTTCTACTCGGGAGAATTGGTCGCCTATGTCAGAAAG GTACTGCAGATCATCCCAGAGAGCATGTTCACCTCTCTGGCCAAGATCATTAAGCTTCAGATCCACGACATCATGGAGGTGCCCACGCGACTGGACAAGGACAAATTGAAGGACTACTCCCAGCTGGGGGCACGCTATGAA GTGGCTAAACTCACCCATGACATCTCCATTTTCACTGAGGGGATCTTGATGATGAAGACCACTTTAGTTGGAATTATCAAG GTGGATCCTAAGCAGCTTCTGGAAGATGGCATCAGGAAGGAGTTGGTGAAGAGGGTGGCTTATGCGCTGCACAAGGGCTTGATTTTCAACCCCAAGGCTAAG CCGAGCGAGTTGATGCCCAAGTTAAAAGACATGGCAGCCACCATGGACGGATTCTACAGGTCCTTTGAGTACATCCAGGACTACGTCAGCATCTACGGTCTGAAAATCTGGCAGGAGGAAGTGTCTCGAATCATCAATTACAACGTCGAACAAGAGTGCAACAGTTTCCTCAGGGCTAAG ATCCAGGACTGGCAGAGCGTGTACCAGTCCACTCATATCCCCATCCCGAGGTTTCCATCCGTGGATGAGTCCGCCACCTTCATTGGACGTCTCTGCCGAGAGATTCTCCGCATCACAGATCCCAA GCTAACCTGCTACATTGAGCAAATGAACACCTGGTACGACCTGAAGAGCCGCCAGGAAGTGACCAACAACAGGCTGTTCTCAGGGATCCAGAGCTCCTTGGGTACATTTGGCCTCAATGGCCTGGACCGCTTGCTGTGCTTCATGATTGTCAAGGAGCTGCAG AATTTCCTGACAATGATTCAGAAGAGCATTTTGAAGGACAAAGCTGCAGTCGAGGTCTTGAAAGCCGTGCTGATCGCTGTCAATCCGGTTCAGGGCGTTGTAG GGAATGCCAGCAAAGTGTATGCCGGCGCTGTCGCCAAAATCCCCAAAATCTGGGGGCCGTATTTAGAGGTCATCATGAAG GttggtcaaatgcaaattcttcGGCAGCAAATTGCCAATGAGTTGAACTACTCCTGCAAGTTTGACTCCAAACACCTGGCGGCTGCCCTCCAAAACATTAACAA GTCGCTGCTAGCAGACATTGAAGCCCACTACCAGGACCCGTCGCTGCCCTACCCCAAAGAGGACAACACTCTCTTGTACGAGATTACAGCCTATTTAGAGGCCGCCGGTATTCACAACCCACTTAATAAG ATCTACATCACCACAAAGCGCCTTCCTTTCTTTCCCATCctcaacttcctgtttgtgaTAGCACAGCTGCCTAAACTTCAGTACAGCAGAAAGCAAG GAATGACATGCAGGAAATCCACCGACCCAGTGGACTGGCCTCCTTTAGTCCTCGGCCTTCTCACGCTCCTCAAGCAGTTTCACTCCAGATACACAGACCAGTTCTTGGCTCTCATTGGGCAGTTCATCCGCTCGATCATGGAGCAATGTACAAG TCAGAAGATCCCTGACATGCCCTCTGATGTGGTGGGAGCGCTCATGTTCCTGGAAGACTATGTCAAATATACAAAATTGTCGCGCAAG GTGGCTGAAGCCCATGTCCCCAGTTTCATATTTGATGAATTCAGAACTATACTGTGA